One window of the Triticum dicoccoides isolate Atlit2015 ecotype Zavitan chromosome 3B, WEW_v2.0, whole genome shotgun sequence genome contains the following:
- the LOC119275120 gene encoding ubiquitin-conjugating enzyme E2 2-like, with amino-acid sequence MSTPSRKRLMRDFKRLMQDPPAGISGAPQDNNIMLWNAVIFGPDDSPWDGGTFKLTLQFNEEYPNKPPTVRFISRMFHPNIYADGSICLDILQNQWSPIYDVAAILTSIQSLLCDPNPNSPANSEAARMFSENKREYNRKVREIVEQSWTAD; translated from the exons ATGTCGACTCCTTCAAGGAAGAGGTTGATGAGGGACTTCAAGCGGCTGATGCAGGACCCTCCTGCGGGCATAAGCGGGGCGCCGCAGGACAACAACATAATGCTGTGGAATGCTGTGATTTTTGG CCCTGACGATAGCCCGTGGGACGGAG GTACGTTTAAGCTGACTCTCCAGTTCAATGAAGAATATCCTAATAAGCCACCAACAGTTCGGTTTATTTCTCGGATGTTTCACCCTAACA TTTATGCTGATGGAAGCATATGCTTAGATATTCTACAGAATCAGTGGAGCCCAATATATGATGTAGCTGCTATACTTACATCTATCCAG TCGCTGCTGTGTGATCCTAACCCGAATTCGCCTGCTAACTCAGAAGCTGCCCGCATGTTCAGTGAGAACAAGCGAGAGTACAACCGCAAAGTGCGGGAGATTGTTGAGCAGAGCTGGACGGCAGACTAA
- the LOC119280962 gene encoding uncharacterized protein LOC119280962, which yields MDPNGSYPNRVRSTESESNVALSALPPNLPDAQITPLSMANTHNSNPNHREIIENQPEMLLHQAFLSNPIRNYFGSSDLRRILSMESPSVTSLLQGDPVAVVHAHLNTIGATDDGPIFGIPTTHVIEEQQNIPHRVLTHDATDGVPTPLAPFMASPHGLREDKTHIGGPNVVTESVIVHDSTSLRKYKCKICDRKFNSYQAYGGHMKFHSIERKKRLQS from the exons ATGGATCCTAATGGCTCCTATCCTAACAGAGTCAGATCCACTGAAAGTGAATCCAATGTAGCCCTATCAGCACTACCACCAAACTTGCCTGATGCACAAATTACTCCTTTATCCATGGCCAACACCCATAATTCTAATCCCAACCATAGGGAAATCATTGAGAACCAGCCAGAAATGTTATTGCACCAAGCTTTCTTGTCAAATCCTATTAGGAACTACTTTGGTTCATCAGATCTAAGGAGGATATTGTCCATGGAGTCTCCATCAGTCACATCCTTACTCCAAGGAGATCCCGTTGCCGTTGTTCATGCCCACCTTAATACTATTGGAGCAACAGATGATGGTCCAATCTTTGGGATCCCCACCACCCATGTCATCGAG GAGCAACAAAATATACCACATAGAGTGCTAACCCATGATGCTACTGATGGTGTACCTACCCCTCTTGCTCCATtcatggcatccccacatggcctcAGAGAAGACAAGACTCATATAGGTGGCCCAAATGTCGTtaccgaaagtgttattgtgcatGATTCTACGAGCTTACGTAAGTACAAATGCAAGATTTGTGATCGCAAGTTCAACTCATATCAAGCCTATGGTGGTCACATGAAGTTCCATAGTATAGAAAGGAAGAAAAGGTTACAAAGTTGA